A genomic segment from Nematostella vectensis chromosome 6, jaNemVect1.1, whole genome shotgun sequence encodes:
- the LOC125567868 gene encoding uncharacterized protein LOC125567868 isoform X1 has translation MAPKSRGKRKKSVEELLKEGRNLLDRQEVKSKRKRKPVRFLFSTDPATGLGNNKGTYKGQKKSKEKRLNPEFDVSGEETEETAEHCIPNDGENADLSDDFTDILSRARELLRNWEGQSRHRPSWSERSITLQESWESLRSQLFNAKLESFAVMPSQTCMLCINKMPSIQCSDCGPRTALCSECDISVHKSSPFHDRQALVKGHYVPIVPCLSWCTTSETWKNESKSIPTKDEVYCPECNHKCCIAGFLESHIFVVTMKGRFDLNNLRYVCTSCDKTWGGNHPIILVQLGFWPGSITGACYAFDDSLFVYWDMLQKQVPGISERAFLKSLEEFSKCRGRVGTVNPQTFRTAFREWKYCQFEIDKIRQLDWMTCPACDDLPHSMHVDGNMKLYRFASAGKRKADSYYGEAFIANNVKVDAHLQNVYQCPTKKSDSSNGMCGESNWRAAGNVAKKRKNLSETGLEIAGCRHALAHNAVNMFHGEIYGYAHYLQTTYFLPKEVEFFWYDVVCQYWPWLRMHDPDTASKMKPALSVMHAKAHSWNCQPQWGGRWQEGAAATTGEEVELINSHFSRLGSSTKHMLPEGREELLTEHAQKWNQRKIESLPRSLAQRYSKVIYSSFRPRWKSYQVTTTEMLLLYSLLSNAQQAEKRLEGLTQEISEKLAGVDASFEEWKAEVIAVARAEEKSASTIYKTSPEEDMLLGHIQSLGERASPTHRQLLKVFDIASKRKKELVAPCSLSFDVDGTETRLKGKTLAYLKQRIVAAHYAISQAAYNMSKMTDSGKQRSKLRKKISQTKTEAAVLVDAWEKLDGRKISMSQMEVGQFPWCDRHEDDSAIPVRTKRLLVDLEMERRRYTEERQVVKREMRSFLLYYCRNLLPSLELQKEKLEDFLAGDTGNQVLPIDITTEPPQQRRRYESNSLREGVLRGKLALVQQGIEFAMRQISSGFSSFAPVLNEDLEEFRDTLQTPDEEENEEEEDDEEESDESSDDEGDDAIPSTAIQSKDLGQGVHAWCFPETISQGTFNGRNGSSACSVIALVIGHIFWSKSLLLPRPSALLPESNVAAMCVGIEQGNRIYDLQRSSLPTRYLSIEEAAGYLAPWFDCSIRETLPVRLEDPHEETTIVYQLQNAVPPVGSFNLACLTISCRSALFVISGTQIAYFDSHSHMANHGALVLLCATENMRTFCEALWRYEGFNKPTYGNLSMVEFH, from the exons ATGGCGCCCAAATCTCGTG gtaaaagaaagaaatccgTAGAAGAACTTCTCAAAGAAGGCAGAAACTTGCTTGATCGGCAAGAAGTAAAATCAAAGCGAAAGAGGAAACCGGTtcgatttttattttctaccgATCCAGCCACGGGACTCGGAAATAACAAAGGGACGTATAAAGGTCAGAAAAAATCTAAAGAAAAGAGGCTGAACCCCGAGTTTGACGTCTCTGGCGAAG AGACTGAAGAGACAGCAGAACACTGCATTCCAAATGATGGAGAAAATGCAGATTTGTCAG ATGATTTTACGGATATTTTAAGCCGAGCAAGAGAACTGCTGAGAAACTGGGAGGGACAGAGCAGGCACAGGCCTTCCTGGAGCGAAAGATCCATCACACTACAAGAAAGCTGGGAATCTCTGCGTTCTCAGCTATTCAATGCTAAACTAGAGTCGTTTGCAGTAATGCCCAGCCAAACATGCATGCtttgtattaataaaatgcCAAGTATACAGTGCTCAGACTGTGGACCAAGAACTGCTTTGTGTTCTGAGTGTGATATATCTGTACATAAAAGCAGTCCATTCCATGACAGACAGGCACTGGTGAAGGGCCATTATGTTCCAATAGTGCCCTGCTTATCATGGTGTACTACCTCAGAGACCTGGAAAAATGAGA GTAAAAGTATCCCTACTAAAGATGAGGTCTATTGCCCTGAGTGCAACCACAAATGCTGCATAGCTGGATTCCTTGAATCACATATATTTGTTGTGACTATGAAAG ggCGGTTTGATCTGAATAACCTGAGATACGTTTGTACCAGTTGTGATAAGACATGGGGGGGTAACCACCCCATTATTCTTGTGCAGCTCGGCTTCTGGCCAGGGAGCATAACTGGTGCATGTTACGCCTTTGATGATAGCCTCTTTGTCTACTGGGACATGCTGCAGAAGCAGGTGCCAGGCATCTCAGAAAGGGCCTTTCTCAAATCTCTTGAGGAGTTCTCCAAGTGTAGAGGGCGA GTTGGCACAGTCAATCCACAGACATTCCGGACAGCATTTCGTGAATGGAAATATTGCCAGTTTGAGATAGATAAAATCCGCCAACTTGACTGGATGACCTGCCCAGCCTGTGACGACCTGCCACATTCCATGCACGTTGATGGTAACATGAAGCTTTACCGGTTCGCATCTGCAGGAAA ACGTAAAGCAGACAGTTACTACGGTGAAGCCTTCATTGCCAATAACGTAAAGGTCGATGCACACTTGCAAAATGTGTACCAGTGCCCCACGAAGAAG AGTGACAGTTCTAATGGCATGTGTGGCGAAAGCAACTGGCGTGCTGCAGGAAATGTGGCAAAGAAGAGGAAAAACCTTTCTGAAACAGGTCTCGAAATCGCCGGATGTAGACATGCCCTTGCCCATAATGCAGTGAACATGTTTCACGGGGAGATTTATGGGTACGCGCACTATCTCCAGACAACATACTTTCTGCCAAAGGAAGTCGAATTTTTTTGGTATGACGTAGTTTGTCAGTACTGGCCCTGGCTGCGGATGCATGATCCAGACACAGCGTCAAAAATGAAGCCCGCCTTATCAGTGATGCACGCCAAGGCACATTCCTGGAACTGTCAG ccGCAGTGGGGAGGGCGATGGCAGGAGGGTGCTGCCGCAACAACAGGCGAAGAGGTCGAACTGATAAACAGCCACTTTTCTCGACTTGGGTCGTCCACTAAACATATGCTTCCAGAGG GTCGGGAAGAGCTCCTTACAGAGCATGCACAAAAGTGGAATCAGAGGAAGATAGAATCCCTCCCACGTTCATTGGCTCAGCGTTACAGCAAGGTAATATACTCTTCTTTTAGGCCACGTTGGAAGTCATATCAAGTGACAACAACGGAAATGTTGTTGCTGTATTCTTTGCTTTCAAATGCTCAACAGGCAGAGAAACGTTTAGAAGGTCTGACTCAAGAGATAAGCGAGAAGCTTGCGGGCGTAGATGCTTCCTTTGAAGAGTGGAAGGCCGAAGTGATTGCAGTTGCACGAG CTGAAGAGAAGTCTGCCTCTACTATTTACAAGACCTCTCCTGAAGAGGACATGCTCCTGGGCCACATCCAAAGTCTTGGTGAACGTGCGTCACCAACTCACAGACAGCTGTTGAAAGTGTTCGACATTGCTAGCAAGAGAAAGAAGGAGCTGGTAGCCCCATGTTCGCTGTCATTCGATGTTGATGGCACCGAAACCCGGCTCAAGGGCAAAACTCTTGCCTATCTCAAACAGAGGATAGTTGCTGCCCACTACGCTATCTCCCAGGCGGCCTACAACATGTCGAAGATGACAG aTAGTGGCAAGCAAAGAAGTAAACTGCGCAAAAAAATATCGCAAACAAAAACAGAGGCAGCTGTCCTGGTAGATGCTTGGGAGAAGCTTGACGGCAGGAAGATATCCATGAGCCAAATGGAGGTCGGCCAATTTCCGTGGTGCGATAGGCATGAGGATGATTCAGCAA TTCCAGTGCGTACCAAGCGTCTTCTGGTAGACTTAGAGATGGAGAGGCGGCGGTATACCGAGGAAAGACAGGTGGTGAAAAGGGAGATGCGCTCCTTTTTGCTTTACTACTGCAGAAACTTGTTACCGTCGTTGGAgctgcaaaaagaaaaacttgaaGACTTTCTTGCAG GTGACACAGGCAACCAGGTTTTGCCGATAGATATCACAACTGAGCCCCCACAACAG AGACGACGTTACGAATCCAACTCCCTCAGAGAGGGTGTCCTCAGGGGAAAGCTGGCCCTGGTTCAACAAGGGATCGAATTTGCGATGCGGCAAATTTCGTCAGGCTTTTCTTCCTTTGCCCCTGTACTAAATGAAGACTTGGAGGAGTTCCGTGACACTCTGCAGACGCCTGATGAAGAAGAAAACGAGGAGGAAGAAGATGACGAAGAGGAGTCTGATGAGAGTAGCGATGACGAAGGAGACGACGCAATTCCGTCTACAGCCATACAGTCTAAAGACTTAGGCCAAGGCGTCCACGCCTGGTGTTTCCCTGAAACAATAAGTCAAGGAACATTCAACGGTAGAAACGGAAGCAGTGCATGCAGCGTAATTGCCTTGGTAATTGgccatattttctggagcaAATCTCTTTTGCTCCCGCGTCCGTCCGCTTTGCTCCCAGAAAGTAACGTTGCTGCAATGTGCGTAGGTATCGAGCAGGGAAACAGGATTTATGACCTGCAAAGGAGCAGCCTTCCCACGCGGTACCTCTCCATAGAGGAAGCCGCAGGCTATCTCGCACCATGGTTTGACTGCTCCATTCGTGAGACCTTACCCGTCCGCCTAGAAGATCCGCACGAGGAAACAACAATCGTATATCAGTTACAAAATGCCGTTCCTCCTGTGGGGTCTTTCAATCTAGCTTGCCTTACGATAAGTTGTAGGTCTGCACTTTTCGTGATCAGCGGCACTCAAATTGCTTACTTTGATAGTCACTCGCATATGGCTAATCACGGCGCGCTAGTACTGTTATGTGCAACAGAAAACATGCGTACGTTTTGCGAGGCGTTATGGCGTTACGAGGGCTTTAACAAACCCACATATGGTAACTTATCTATGGTAGAATTCCATTAA
- the LOC125567868 gene encoding uncharacterized protein LOC125567868 isoform X4, which produces MAPKSRGKRKKSVEELLKEGRNLLDRQEVKSKRKRKPVRFLFSTDPATGLGNNKGTYKGQKKSKEKRLNPEFDVSGEETEETAEHCIPNDGENADLSGKSIPTKDEVYCPECNHKCCIAGFLESHIFVVTMKGRFDLNNLRYVCTSCDKTWGGNHPIILVQLGFWPGSITGACYAFDDSLFVYWDMLQKQVPGISERAFLKSLEEFSKCRGRVGTVNPQTFRTAFREWKYCQFEIDKIRQLDWMTCPACDDLPHSMHVDGNMKLYRFASAGKRKADSYYGEAFIANNVKVDAHLQNVYQCPTKKSDSSNGMCGESNWRAAGNVAKKRKNLSETGLEIAGCRHALAHNAVNMFHGEIYGYAHYLQTTYFLPKEVEFFWYDVVCQYWPWLRMHDPDTASKMKPALSVMHAKAHSWNCQPQWGGRWQEGAAATTGEEVELINSHFSRLGSSTKHMLPEGREELLTEHAQKWNQRKIESLPRSLAQRYSKVIYSSFRPRWKSYQVTTTEMLLLYSLLSNAQQAEKRLEGLTQEISEKLAGVDASFEEWKAEVIAVARAEEKSASTIYKTSPEEDMLLGHIQSLGERASPTHRQLLKVFDIASKRKKELVAPCSLSFDVDGTETRLKGKTLAYLKQRIVAAHYAISQAAYNMSKMTDSGKQRSKLRKKISQTKTEAAVLVDAWEKLDGRKISMSQMEVGQFPWCDRHEDDSAIPVRTKRLLVDLEMERRRYTEERQVVKREMRSFLLYYCRNLLPSLELQKEKLEDFLAGDTGNQVLPIDITTEPPQQRRRYESNSLREGVLRGKLALVQQGIEFAMRQISSGFSSFAPVLNEDLEEFRDTLQTPDEEENEEEEDDEEESDESSDDEGDDAIPSTAIQSKDLGQGVHAWCFPETISQGTFNGRNGSSACSVIALVIGHIFWSKSLLLPRPSALLPESNVAAMCVGIEQGNRIYDLQRSSLPTRYLSIEEAAGYLAPWFDCSIRETLPVRLEDPHEETTIVYQLQNAVPPVGSFNLACLTISCRSALFVISGTQIAYFDSHSHMANHGALVLLCATENMRTFCEALWRYEGFNKPTYGNLSMVEFH; this is translated from the exons ATGGCGCCCAAATCTCGTG gtaaaagaaagaaatccgTAGAAGAACTTCTCAAAGAAGGCAGAAACTTGCTTGATCGGCAAGAAGTAAAATCAAAGCGAAAGAGGAAACCGGTtcgatttttattttctaccgATCCAGCCACGGGACTCGGAAATAACAAAGGGACGTATAAAGGTCAGAAAAAATCTAAAGAAAAGAGGCTGAACCCCGAGTTTGACGTCTCTGGCGAAG AGACTGAAGAGACAGCAGAACACTGCATTCCAAATGATGGAGAAAATGCAGATTTGTCAG GTAAAAGTATCCCTACTAAAGATGAGGTCTATTGCCCTGAGTGCAACCACAAATGCTGCATAGCTGGATTCCTTGAATCACATATATTTGTTGTGACTATGAAAG ggCGGTTTGATCTGAATAACCTGAGATACGTTTGTACCAGTTGTGATAAGACATGGGGGGGTAACCACCCCATTATTCTTGTGCAGCTCGGCTTCTGGCCAGGGAGCATAACTGGTGCATGTTACGCCTTTGATGATAGCCTCTTTGTCTACTGGGACATGCTGCAGAAGCAGGTGCCAGGCATCTCAGAAAGGGCCTTTCTCAAATCTCTTGAGGAGTTCTCCAAGTGTAGAGGGCGA GTTGGCACAGTCAATCCACAGACATTCCGGACAGCATTTCGTGAATGGAAATATTGCCAGTTTGAGATAGATAAAATCCGCCAACTTGACTGGATGACCTGCCCAGCCTGTGACGACCTGCCACATTCCATGCACGTTGATGGTAACATGAAGCTTTACCGGTTCGCATCTGCAGGAAA ACGTAAAGCAGACAGTTACTACGGTGAAGCCTTCATTGCCAATAACGTAAAGGTCGATGCACACTTGCAAAATGTGTACCAGTGCCCCACGAAGAAG AGTGACAGTTCTAATGGCATGTGTGGCGAAAGCAACTGGCGTGCTGCAGGAAATGTGGCAAAGAAGAGGAAAAACCTTTCTGAAACAGGTCTCGAAATCGCCGGATGTAGACATGCCCTTGCCCATAATGCAGTGAACATGTTTCACGGGGAGATTTATGGGTACGCGCACTATCTCCAGACAACATACTTTCTGCCAAAGGAAGTCGAATTTTTTTGGTATGACGTAGTTTGTCAGTACTGGCCCTGGCTGCGGATGCATGATCCAGACACAGCGTCAAAAATGAAGCCCGCCTTATCAGTGATGCACGCCAAGGCACATTCCTGGAACTGTCAG ccGCAGTGGGGAGGGCGATGGCAGGAGGGTGCTGCCGCAACAACAGGCGAAGAGGTCGAACTGATAAACAGCCACTTTTCTCGACTTGGGTCGTCCACTAAACATATGCTTCCAGAGG GTCGGGAAGAGCTCCTTACAGAGCATGCACAAAAGTGGAATCAGAGGAAGATAGAATCCCTCCCACGTTCATTGGCTCAGCGTTACAGCAAGGTAATATACTCTTCTTTTAGGCCACGTTGGAAGTCATATCAAGTGACAACAACGGAAATGTTGTTGCTGTATTCTTTGCTTTCAAATGCTCAACAGGCAGAGAAACGTTTAGAAGGTCTGACTCAAGAGATAAGCGAGAAGCTTGCGGGCGTAGATGCTTCCTTTGAAGAGTGGAAGGCCGAAGTGATTGCAGTTGCACGAG CTGAAGAGAAGTCTGCCTCTACTATTTACAAGACCTCTCCTGAAGAGGACATGCTCCTGGGCCACATCCAAAGTCTTGGTGAACGTGCGTCACCAACTCACAGACAGCTGTTGAAAGTGTTCGACATTGCTAGCAAGAGAAAGAAGGAGCTGGTAGCCCCATGTTCGCTGTCATTCGATGTTGATGGCACCGAAACCCGGCTCAAGGGCAAAACTCTTGCCTATCTCAAACAGAGGATAGTTGCTGCCCACTACGCTATCTCCCAGGCGGCCTACAACATGTCGAAGATGACAG aTAGTGGCAAGCAAAGAAGTAAACTGCGCAAAAAAATATCGCAAACAAAAACAGAGGCAGCTGTCCTGGTAGATGCTTGGGAGAAGCTTGACGGCAGGAAGATATCCATGAGCCAAATGGAGGTCGGCCAATTTCCGTGGTGCGATAGGCATGAGGATGATTCAGCAA TTCCAGTGCGTACCAAGCGTCTTCTGGTAGACTTAGAGATGGAGAGGCGGCGGTATACCGAGGAAAGACAGGTGGTGAAAAGGGAGATGCGCTCCTTTTTGCTTTACTACTGCAGAAACTTGTTACCGTCGTTGGAgctgcaaaaagaaaaacttgaaGACTTTCTTGCAG GTGACACAGGCAACCAGGTTTTGCCGATAGATATCACAACTGAGCCCCCACAACAG AGACGACGTTACGAATCCAACTCCCTCAGAGAGGGTGTCCTCAGGGGAAAGCTGGCCCTGGTTCAACAAGGGATCGAATTTGCGATGCGGCAAATTTCGTCAGGCTTTTCTTCCTTTGCCCCTGTACTAAATGAAGACTTGGAGGAGTTCCGTGACACTCTGCAGACGCCTGATGAAGAAGAAAACGAGGAGGAAGAAGATGACGAAGAGGAGTCTGATGAGAGTAGCGATGACGAAGGAGACGACGCAATTCCGTCTACAGCCATACAGTCTAAAGACTTAGGCCAAGGCGTCCACGCCTGGTGTTTCCCTGAAACAATAAGTCAAGGAACATTCAACGGTAGAAACGGAAGCAGTGCATGCAGCGTAATTGCCTTGGTAATTGgccatattttctggagcaAATCTCTTTTGCTCCCGCGTCCGTCCGCTTTGCTCCCAGAAAGTAACGTTGCTGCAATGTGCGTAGGTATCGAGCAGGGAAACAGGATTTATGACCTGCAAAGGAGCAGCCTTCCCACGCGGTACCTCTCCATAGAGGAAGCCGCAGGCTATCTCGCACCATGGTTTGACTGCTCCATTCGTGAGACCTTACCCGTCCGCCTAGAAGATCCGCACGAGGAAACAACAATCGTATATCAGTTACAAAATGCCGTTCCTCCTGTGGGGTCTTTCAATCTAGCTTGCCTTACGATAAGTTGTAGGTCTGCACTTTTCGTGATCAGCGGCACTCAAATTGCTTACTTTGATAGTCACTCGCATATGGCTAATCACGGCGCGCTAGTACTGTTATGTGCAACAGAAAACATGCGTACGTTTTGCGAGGCGTTATGGCGTTACGAGGGCTTTAACAAACCCACATATGGTAACTTATCTATGGTAGAATTCCATTAA
- the LOC125567868 gene encoding uncharacterized protein LOC125567868 isoform X2 has protein sequence MAPKSRGKRKKSVEELLKEGRNLLDRQEVKSKRKRKPVRFLFSTDPATGLGNNKGTYKGQKKSKEKRLNPEFDVSGEETEETAEHCIPNDGENADLSDDFTDILSRARELLRNWEGQSRHRPSWSERSITLQESWESLRSQLFNAKLESFAVMPSQTCMLCINKMPSIQCSDCGPRTALCSECDISVHKSSPFHDRQALVKGHYVPIVPCLSWCTTSETWKNESKSIPTKDEVYCPECNHKCCIAGFLESHIFVVTMKGRFDLNNLRYVCTSCDKTWGGNHPIILVQLGFWPGSITGACYAFDDSLFVYWDMLQKQVPGISERAFLKSLEEFSKCRGRVGTVNPQTFRTAFREWKYCQFEIDKIRQLDWMTCPACDDLPHSMHVDGNMKLYRFASAGKRKADSYYGEAFIANNVKVDAHLQNVYQCPTKKSDSSNGMCGESNWRAAGNVAKKRKNLSETGLEIAGCRHALAHNAVNMFHGEIYGYAHYLQTTYFLPKEVEFFWYDVVCQYWPWLRMHDPDTASKMKPALSVMHAKAHSWNCQPQWGGRWQEGAAATTGEEVELINSHFSRLGSSTKHMLPEGREELLTEHAQKWNQRKIESLPRSLAQRYSKAEKRLEGLTQEISEKLAGVDASFEEWKAEVIAVARAEEKSASTIYKTSPEEDMLLGHIQSLGERASPTHRQLLKVFDIASKRKKELVAPCSLSFDVDGTETRLKGKTLAYLKQRIVAAHYAISQAAYNMSKMTDSGKQRSKLRKKISQTKTEAAVLVDAWEKLDGRKISMSQMEVGQFPWCDRHEDDSAIPVRTKRLLVDLEMERRRYTEERQVVKREMRSFLLYYCRNLLPSLELQKEKLEDFLAGDTGNQVLPIDITTEPPQQRRRYESNSLREGVLRGKLALVQQGIEFAMRQISSGFSSFAPVLNEDLEEFRDTLQTPDEEENEEEEDDEEESDESSDDEGDDAIPSTAIQSKDLGQGVHAWCFPETISQGTFNGRNGSSACSVIALVIGHIFWSKSLLLPRPSALLPESNVAAMCVGIEQGNRIYDLQRSSLPTRYLSIEEAAGYLAPWFDCSIRETLPVRLEDPHEETTIVYQLQNAVPPVGSFNLACLTISCRSALFVISGTQIAYFDSHSHMANHGALVLLCATENMRTFCEALWRYEGFNKPTYGNLSMVEFH, from the exons ATGGCGCCCAAATCTCGTG gtaaaagaaagaaatccgTAGAAGAACTTCTCAAAGAAGGCAGAAACTTGCTTGATCGGCAAGAAGTAAAATCAAAGCGAAAGAGGAAACCGGTtcgatttttattttctaccgATCCAGCCACGGGACTCGGAAATAACAAAGGGACGTATAAAGGTCAGAAAAAATCTAAAGAAAAGAGGCTGAACCCCGAGTTTGACGTCTCTGGCGAAG AGACTGAAGAGACAGCAGAACACTGCATTCCAAATGATGGAGAAAATGCAGATTTGTCAG ATGATTTTACGGATATTTTAAGCCGAGCAAGAGAACTGCTGAGAAACTGGGAGGGACAGAGCAGGCACAGGCCTTCCTGGAGCGAAAGATCCATCACACTACAAGAAAGCTGGGAATCTCTGCGTTCTCAGCTATTCAATGCTAAACTAGAGTCGTTTGCAGTAATGCCCAGCCAAACATGCATGCtttgtattaataaaatgcCAAGTATACAGTGCTCAGACTGTGGACCAAGAACTGCTTTGTGTTCTGAGTGTGATATATCTGTACATAAAAGCAGTCCATTCCATGACAGACAGGCACTGGTGAAGGGCCATTATGTTCCAATAGTGCCCTGCTTATCATGGTGTACTACCTCAGAGACCTGGAAAAATGAGA GTAAAAGTATCCCTACTAAAGATGAGGTCTATTGCCCTGAGTGCAACCACAAATGCTGCATAGCTGGATTCCTTGAATCACATATATTTGTTGTGACTATGAAAG ggCGGTTTGATCTGAATAACCTGAGATACGTTTGTACCAGTTGTGATAAGACATGGGGGGGTAACCACCCCATTATTCTTGTGCAGCTCGGCTTCTGGCCAGGGAGCATAACTGGTGCATGTTACGCCTTTGATGATAGCCTCTTTGTCTACTGGGACATGCTGCAGAAGCAGGTGCCAGGCATCTCAGAAAGGGCCTTTCTCAAATCTCTTGAGGAGTTCTCCAAGTGTAGAGGGCGA GTTGGCACAGTCAATCCACAGACATTCCGGACAGCATTTCGTGAATGGAAATATTGCCAGTTTGAGATAGATAAAATCCGCCAACTTGACTGGATGACCTGCCCAGCCTGTGACGACCTGCCACATTCCATGCACGTTGATGGTAACATGAAGCTTTACCGGTTCGCATCTGCAGGAAA ACGTAAAGCAGACAGTTACTACGGTGAAGCCTTCATTGCCAATAACGTAAAGGTCGATGCACACTTGCAAAATGTGTACCAGTGCCCCACGAAGAAG AGTGACAGTTCTAATGGCATGTGTGGCGAAAGCAACTGGCGTGCTGCAGGAAATGTGGCAAAGAAGAGGAAAAACCTTTCTGAAACAGGTCTCGAAATCGCCGGATGTAGACATGCCCTTGCCCATAATGCAGTGAACATGTTTCACGGGGAGATTTATGGGTACGCGCACTATCTCCAGACAACATACTTTCTGCCAAAGGAAGTCGAATTTTTTTGGTATGACGTAGTTTGTCAGTACTGGCCCTGGCTGCGGATGCATGATCCAGACACAGCGTCAAAAATGAAGCCCGCCTTATCAGTGATGCACGCCAAGGCACATTCCTGGAACTGTCAG ccGCAGTGGGGAGGGCGATGGCAGGAGGGTGCTGCCGCAACAACAGGCGAAGAGGTCGAACTGATAAACAGCCACTTTTCTCGACTTGGGTCGTCCACTAAACATATGCTTCCAGAGG GTCGGGAAGAGCTCCTTACAGAGCATGCACAAAAGTGGAATCAGAGGAAGATAGAATCCCTCCCACGTTCATTGGCTCAGCGTTACAGCAAG GCAGAGAAACGTTTAGAAGGTCTGACTCAAGAGATAAGCGAGAAGCTTGCGGGCGTAGATGCTTCCTTTGAAGAGTGGAAGGCCGAAGTGATTGCAGTTGCACGAG CTGAAGAGAAGTCTGCCTCTACTATTTACAAGACCTCTCCTGAAGAGGACATGCTCCTGGGCCACATCCAAAGTCTTGGTGAACGTGCGTCACCAACTCACAGACAGCTGTTGAAAGTGTTCGACATTGCTAGCAAGAGAAAGAAGGAGCTGGTAGCCCCATGTTCGCTGTCATTCGATGTTGATGGCACCGAAACCCGGCTCAAGGGCAAAACTCTTGCCTATCTCAAACAGAGGATAGTTGCTGCCCACTACGCTATCTCCCAGGCGGCCTACAACATGTCGAAGATGACAG aTAGTGGCAAGCAAAGAAGTAAACTGCGCAAAAAAATATCGCAAACAAAAACAGAGGCAGCTGTCCTGGTAGATGCTTGGGAGAAGCTTGACGGCAGGAAGATATCCATGAGCCAAATGGAGGTCGGCCAATTTCCGTGGTGCGATAGGCATGAGGATGATTCAGCAA TTCCAGTGCGTACCAAGCGTCTTCTGGTAGACTTAGAGATGGAGAGGCGGCGGTATACCGAGGAAAGACAGGTGGTGAAAAGGGAGATGCGCTCCTTTTTGCTTTACTACTGCAGAAACTTGTTACCGTCGTTGGAgctgcaaaaagaaaaacttgaaGACTTTCTTGCAG GTGACACAGGCAACCAGGTTTTGCCGATAGATATCACAACTGAGCCCCCACAACAG AGACGACGTTACGAATCCAACTCCCTCAGAGAGGGTGTCCTCAGGGGAAAGCTGGCCCTGGTTCAACAAGGGATCGAATTTGCGATGCGGCAAATTTCGTCAGGCTTTTCTTCCTTTGCCCCTGTACTAAATGAAGACTTGGAGGAGTTCCGTGACACTCTGCAGACGCCTGATGAAGAAGAAAACGAGGAGGAAGAAGATGACGAAGAGGAGTCTGATGAGAGTAGCGATGACGAAGGAGACGACGCAATTCCGTCTACAGCCATACAGTCTAAAGACTTAGGCCAAGGCGTCCACGCCTGGTGTTTCCCTGAAACAATAAGTCAAGGAACATTCAACGGTAGAAACGGAAGCAGTGCATGCAGCGTAATTGCCTTGGTAATTGgccatattttctggagcaAATCTCTTTTGCTCCCGCGTCCGTCCGCTTTGCTCCCAGAAAGTAACGTTGCTGCAATGTGCGTAGGTATCGAGCAGGGAAACAGGATTTATGACCTGCAAAGGAGCAGCCTTCCCACGCGGTACCTCTCCATAGAGGAAGCCGCAGGCTATCTCGCACCATGGTTTGACTGCTCCATTCGTGAGACCTTACCCGTCCGCCTAGAAGATCCGCACGAGGAAACAACAATCGTATATCAGTTACAAAATGCCGTTCCTCCTGTGGGGTCTTTCAATCTAGCTTGCCTTACGATAAGTTGTAGGTCTGCACTTTTCGTGATCAGCGGCACTCAAATTGCTTACTTTGATAGTCACTCGCATATGGCTAATCACGGCGCGCTAGTACTGTTATGTGCAACAGAAAACATGCGTACGTTTTGCGAGGCGTTATGGCGTTACGAGGGCTTTAACAAACCCACATATGGTAACTTATCTATGGTAGAATTCCATTAA